The sequence CATTTGCGCTTCGATGCGGATGCGTGGCTTGCGGCGCACGTACAGGGCACCGATGCCCTTGGGGCCATAGGTCTTGTGCGAGGTCAAGCTCATCAGATCGACCGGCAGCGTCTGCAGGTCGATGTCGACACGGCCGGTGGCCTGGGCAGCATCCACGTGGAAGATGACGCCCTTCTCGCGGCAGATCGCTCCGATGGCGGCGATGTCCTGGATCACACCGATTTCGTTGTTCACGAACATGACCGAAGCCAGGATGGTGTCGGGGCGGATCGCGGCCTTGAAGGCCTCCAGATCGAGCAAACCATCGGCCTGCACGTCCAGGTAGGTCACCTCAAAACCCTGGCGCTCCAGTTCGCGCATGGTGTCGAGCACCGCCTTGTGCTCGGTCTTCACCGTGATGAGGTGCTTGCCCTTGGTCTTGTAAAAATGGGCCGCGCCTTTGAGCGCGAGGTTGTTCGACTCTGTCGCACCGCTGGTCCACACGATTTCGCGAGGGTCGGCGTTGATCAGGGCCGCCACTTGCTCACGCGCGGTTTCCACCGCTTTCTCGGCTTCCCAACCCCATGCGTGGCTGCGCGACGCCGGGTTGCCGAAGTGTTCGCGCAGCCAGGGAATCATGGCGTCCACCACCCGCGGATCGCAGGGGTTGGTGGCGCTGTAGTCCATGTAGATGGGGAAGTGGGGAGTGCTCATGACTGACGGTCTCGGGGCTTGCTGAAGGAATCAGGAAAACAATGGTGCCGGGGCTGGCTGACGCACAACCTGCGCTTGCCCGGAGCCAGGCTCCGGGCCTGCAGGCTCATTTGGAGAACGCAGCCCCGCCCAGTGCGAACACCGAGTTGGGCGCGTTCACGCGAATGGGCTTGACCACCGGGGCGCTGGAGATGGCGCGCTTGATCATGGGCGCGTTCTCCACCACCACGCCTTTGGCGAGCTGATCGTCCACCAACGACTGGAGGGACACGGAGTCCAGGAAATCCACCATCTTGGTGTTGAGCGCGGCCCACAGTTCGTGGGTCATGCAGCGGTGTCCTTCACCCAGGCAGTTCTCCTTGCCACCGCATTGCGTGGCGTCGATCGGCTCGTCCACCGACACGATGATGTCGGCCACGGTGATCTCGGATGCCTTGCGGCCCAGGGTATAGCCACCGCCCGGCCCACGCGTCGATTCGACGAGTTCGTGGCGGCGCAGCTTGCCGAACAGCTGTTCGAGGTAAGACAACGAAATCTGCTGGCGCTGGCTGATGGCGGCGAGCGTGACAGGTCCGTTGTTCTGGCGCAGGGCCAGATCAATCATGGCTGTGACCGCAAAGCGGCCTTTGGACGTGAGGCGCATTTTTCAAGCTCCTTGAATGTTGGCTTGACTGTCGTTGACTGGCCCACGGGTGTGACCCCCTGAACCCCTTCTCCGCCCACCCTGACCAGTGCTGGTCGCTTCATCGAAGGCTTTCCCGACTGTTTTCGTCGAGTATAGCGTAAAAGCC is a genomic window of Hydrogenophaga sp. RAC07 containing:
- the iscR gene encoding Fe-S cluster assembly transcriptional regulator IscR; translated protein: MRLTSKGRFAVTAMIDLALRQNNGPVTLAAISQRQQISLSYLEQLFGKLRRHELVESTRGPGGGYTLGRKASEITVADIIVSVDEPIDATQCGGKENCLGEGHRCMTHELWAALNTKMVDFLDSVSLQSLVDDQLAKGVVVENAPMIKRAISSAPVVKPIRVNAPNSVFALGGAAFSK
- a CDS encoding IscS subfamily cysteine desulfurase, encoding MSTPHFPIYMDYSATNPCDPRVVDAMIPWLREHFGNPASRSHAWGWEAEKAVETAREQVAALINADPREIVWTSGATESNNLALKGAAHFYKTKGKHLITVKTEHKAVLDTMRELERQGFEVTYLDVQADGLLDLEAFKAAIRPDTILASVMFVNNEIGVIQDIAAIGAICREKGVIFHVDAAQATGRVDIDLQTLPVDLMSLTSHKTYGPKGIGALYVRRKPRIRIEAQMHGGGHERGMRSGTLPTHQCVGMGEAYRIAKAEMHEENQRIQALHDRMLAGLKDVEEVFINGHESRRVPHNLNMSFNYVEGESLIMGIKGLAVSSGSACTSASLEPSYVLRALGRSDELAHSSLRMTIGRWTTEEEVDYAIATIKENVAKLRELSPLWEMFKDGIDLSTIQWAAH